A window of Amaranthus tricolor cultivar Red isolate AtriRed21 chromosome 8, ASM2621246v1, whole genome shotgun sequence genomic DNA:
AAACAACTCTCGTTTTATCCTCTTAAACGCTTCGTATTCTTGTTCCTCGAAGTTTCGAATTCTGCCTCTGTCCTTCTCGGGATCAGCACTTACATCCATCCCAAGATTCATCGAGAGATTCAGTATGTTTTGCCTTAGATACCTAGCTTCACCACCAACCCAAAGCACCCTTTTGTATCTATGGGAATATTTGTAGGCAAATTCTAAAGCAAGTTCCGTTTTGCCAACACCCAGAAGTCCACTTATACAGATTACACTACTCGTTGGCCTATTTTCCTTTCCACTTCGAGATTTCTTGTACTTATGCCTCTTTTCCCTATCAGTTTCCTTCTCGTCTGAAAATTCTTCACATTTTCTCCCAGAAATCGAAAGAGAAAACAACTCTCTATTGCCAAAAAACGCATCTTCCATCTTCCTCATTTCTTCATGTCTCCCTACAAACTTCGGATTCCTAGGGAACGGTAACTCCATCACTAACCCTTCTTTTCGCAAATCCTTAGTAGCGACACTCTGTCGTCCTAGCTTCGAACGCAATAAGCCGGTAGCTTTAAAGATACAACTCCTCCAATCACCATCCTTAGCTTCAAGTTTCAACTCATGATGGTATTTTAGTATCCCTTCAATCGCCTCACTATACTCTTTGTCGTCAGACTTGTCACCAATACGAGCAACAACAACCTCCATAGATTTCGAGTCAAAAAACATGGGGATCAAGTTTTTCTTATGTGCAAAGAATCTAACCTCCTCCATACTAAAAGGGTTATTCAAACTAGTAGTTGTGATCACAACAATCCCAAAACTGACCGAGCAAATAACCCTATCAGCAATCTCATGACTCTGAGTGTCTGCATACCTTGCTCTATCAGCAAGAAAACACGCAATGCCTTGGAGCTCGAGCTCCGACTTAAGCCACTTACAGTATCGGGCAAGATTCGTATCATGCCCGTGATACCCTATAAACACATCACAGCTTCTTAACTTAGCATTAAGTGCAGATGGTCTAGCCAAGGAAAGTCTAGGAACTTGGGATGAAAATGAGATTCTAGGTAAAATATTTGTTCCTGTGGAAGTATTAGTGATGGGTTCTGATAGATTAGGACCCACAAGTTTTAGATTTCCATCATCTGAGAAATCAAAATCAGAAGTTTCTAGAACTACAGGAGTGTAAGAACTGCAAGGAATGTCCTCAGATTGAGAATAAGAGCTTACTGGGAGGCTTACATGAAGAGGAAGATCAGTCTGCAGTGGTTCCTGATCATTATGAAGAGAATTTGGATTCAATGTTCTTGGAGAAATATAAGGAGATTGATTAGCTGAGACAAATTTAGAAGATGGAGGAGATATTAGACATGGTGAATTATATTCAGAAGATTGTTGAGTTTTGCAATCATTCACCATTGTTTTGATGCTAAGAGAATGCACATTCATACTTCTGTTCATCATTAGCTTGTTATCAGCCGACTTAAACAACTGACTTATCGGCCAGTGAATCAGCCAACAGCTTTTGCCAACGGTTATTTGTGGTATTAATgattgttttgtgccaaatgaACAAGATTGAAAAGGTTTGAACATATCATAGATGGGTATTATGAGATTTGGATACACACCCAGATTAGCCGACTTAAACAACTGACTTATCGTCCAGTAAATCAGCCAACAGCTTCAGCCAACTGTTATTTGCGGTGTTAATgattgttttgtgccaaatgaACTAACAATTTTGAAAAGCTTTGAACATTATCACAAATGGGTATTATGAGATTTTGATACACACCCAGATCAGGGTGAAGAGAAGAGACAAGAAAAGATGGGACCCACAAGGACAATTAGTTTATGAGAAAGATTCTAATGACATGGGtgctaataacattgtgaattGTGAAGATATAATAGAGTTAATAATGGATA
This region includes:
- the LOC130821323 gene encoding uncharacterized protein LOC130821323, which translates into the protein MFKPFQSCSFGTKQSLIPQITVGKSCWLIHWPISQLFKSADNKLMMNRSMNVHSLSIKTMVNDCKTQQSSEYNSPCLISPPSSKFVSANQSPYISPRTLNPNSLHNDQEPLQTDLPLHVSLPVSSYSQSEDIPCSSYTPVVLETSDFDFSDDGNLKLVGPNLSEPITNTSTGTNILPRISFSSQVPRLSLARPSALNAKLRSCDVFIGYHGHDTNLARYCKWLKSELELQGIACFLADRARYADTQSHEIADRVICSVSFGIVVITTTSLNNPFSMEEVRFFAHKKNLIPMFFDSKSMEVVVARIGDKSDDKEYSEAIEGILKYHHELKLEAKDGDWRSCIFKATGLLRSKLGRQSVATKDLRKEGLVMELPFPRNPKFVGRHEEMRKMEDAFFGNRELFSLSISGRKCEEFSDEKETDREKRHKYKKSRSGKENRPTSSVICISGLLGVGKTELALEFAYKYSHRYKRVLWVGGEARYLRQNILNLSMNLGMDVSADPEKDRGRIRNFEEQEYEAFKRIKRELFRDIPYLIIIDYLETENEWWEGKDLHDFIPRSTGGTHVIITTNLSKVMNFDVIYLDTMPLSDAMMLLRGKRTTKEYPDEEYECLKKFEEKLGRSTLGMSLVDSLLTELSITPSVLFELVQEITLQDMPNSAYCEKPFLMKMLGFCLSILDKTALKKNCLASRMVLVGAWFSPSPISANLLITAAQHIPVAHNKLQKWTECLHLGSFLYGCSFMARTWKKTEEEYALLLVRLGLARKVMYQSGLWIQFHPITRIFARTRTTEAERTIQATIFATMKLGQPLLDIDHFWANAFVVFGFKSEPPLLKLKPIETVQFIKKTAIPLALSSFTTFSRCNSSLELLKVSTNLLEDLEKSFVTQVKDWHNGSFCWKKNLKIKSNKKVDEYVWEEVTLLKATLLETRAKLLLRGGYFDCAEELCRTCISIRTVLLGHNHAQTLIAQETLAKLVRLRSRI